The sequence TAGTTTCATCCCTGTTCCCCCACCATGCCTGTATGGCTGTATCATATTCGGATCAAACAAAACAAACGGAAGTATAGTAATCATCTCCCTTTTAGGGATGGATTTGTGGCGTCTTTTCATCTTCACTTTATCTCCTCGCCTAACTGTTCAGTACAAACCTTACCTCAACCAATACTGGCCCCAGGGGAGCCTAGATTTGTCTGGTCAGATACGTCATAACTCGTGTCGTTGGCCTATAGCAATCACGTCATTGCCCCCTGCACGAATCGCAACTCGTCACAAGTGGCAGCAGAAGCCGCCAGCATTCGCGAACCCATCCGCTGTTCAGCACAGGCCCACAAAAACACCAGGATAGCTTTCAAGTCTGGGCCGACATTCAGCTTGGGCCTGGCCCGTGTACCACAGCTCAGAACAAAAGGTGTAACCTCAAATTCAATTCAATTTATAAACAGTGCCATGTGAAGCAGGAAAGCAAATCTCGGGACAGTACAAAATACCAGAACAAGTTACTGACAAAAGATGTAAATTTCGAAGATGTACAGCACCTTGGGCAAAACTCTGACAAAATTACACTCTAGAAGTAAAATGTTGCATGTGTGGCAATGCAAATGAGCTACTCCACCCCAGATATAACAGCTAGAAGTGTACAACTCAACTCTGTCAGTAAGTTTCATCTGAGATGTAGAATAATCTGTAGCAAGATATTTTGGAAGGATGTGGGAAGATTTTTGGCGTGTAAGCTTTTCATCGGTGGCACCACGCATTCTGTGGTTTTCatatttggctttttttttttatgtttctctTTGGCGGCCAAATAACCTTGGAGATCCGACCTCTGCCAGAACACACAAAATGAGCCACCCCAGGCTGAGGTTCAGGGCTAAAATTCTCATATACTCCTGTTCTTCTTCAGATCAAGTCAGATTCAACTGCATCTTGCCGCCACCATGGAACTCCTGCCTTATAAGAATGGTGTTCACCTTCATAATCCCATGAGATCTCAGATGCTTGTAGGCCAATTACTGATTTTGGTTCTTTGCCATGACAAGAAATCCAAGCTTCAACAGCAGCTGCCTTTTCATCTTCACTATCATAGTTCTGTCCCCATCGACCAAATGGATTTATGCTTGGATTAACTATTGCTGCCATTGCTGCCGTCATATAGGCAGAATCCCCTACAATTGGAGTGCCTATAGCAGCAAGTTGTGCTCGTATCTGCATACCATATCATCTACCCGTTACTCTATATAAACACAATGTTGGCAATGACCATACCACTCAACGAAACAAAAACATATTGACAACTCATTCAATGCAACAACATAATTAGCGCTGGGCTATGATTCAACCCAAGGAAATAGTTGCAGGTTTAGCTTATGTAATGGTGTTGTTGCCccctcattttccttttttcagtACATCAATGGTGGAGCTTCAAATActagtttggactttggagtaTAAACTATCAAAAGAAGCATCAGAAATGTGTGTGTGCTAGCCTACCTAACCCAGGAAACTACAGCCCACTGACCCACATGGTCCATGTTTATGATCAAATTGAACTAGAATAAAGCAAACTTTAAATCAGAGTTTCCTATTCTAAGTGAGAGTTTGTTAGTCATGGATCTTTTCTCTGAGCCCCCCAAAAAAAGCCTTCTCCACAAAAAGATAATTAGCATTTAAGACTGACATCTCAAAAAATACAATAGTATGATACCTGATGAGTTTTTCCTGTCAAGAGATTGATTTTACATTCATAGGCAGCCTCCTGTTGGGGCCAACCACAGTTGTCTACTTTATGGACTTTTCTGATCAGAGAGCTTGGCCATGGGACCTTCTTACAGTCCAATATCTCCATTTGACAAACATGCCATCCTTTAATATGATCTGGTTAAGTGTGACAAGAATATTAATCTACTAACAGAGACAGGAAATTTatgatatatgcatgcatggtaaaACATCCGAGGTCAGAATACAACGAGCCGACCACGGACTAATTCAGAATTCTTAGTGGTACCAGTCAGGCCCACGTGTACGTAGTATGTAGGATCCTAGTTCTAAATCTAATCATATCAAGTTATCTTTACCATTGTTTAAAATCCAGTAAGTAATGGCACAAGCCAAATGACAAATGACACAACGTAAAATAGGTGAGTATAAAATGCGTAAACAGTTAATTCAATACCTTTGATGAACGGTTACAATTTACAATGCTGTGTGACtgcatatatatttaaataaaagtAACAAGAATCTCACCCAAACTCTAATATGTGTGTAAATTGTAACCAAAACATATGCATAGTAGAAACTAATCTAGGAGCTGTTAAAGTACTAAGAGCCAACAATGTTTTTGACCTTGCACACTAAGAGCCAACAATGTTTTAGCACCTAGCCACAAATGAACTGTCGCCAAAACTTTTAGAAGCAATAATAAACTGCAATTCAAGGATTACCTTCTGAAACTAATCTAGGAGCACGATTAATAGGACGCATGTAATGTGTGATTATTCCTGTAGACACAGGTGCTGTAGTAAGTGCAAGGTAACGTTTATTGACCTGTTTTTCCTGtcacaaaattaaaagtttaacaACATTACTAGAGGCTCAATACCATGTTATATATCATAGTAATCGATAAAGTAGCTTACCCTTATCATTCCATGGAAAACTGAGCAAAACTCCTTAGTTTTAGATAATACCACACTGCAAACAATCATGACATTACTTAATTACATTGTACACTTATGTATACCTAGTTTGTAGAAGTAAAATGGTAAGAGACAAACCAGCCTTCAGAACAGTTATCAATTTGATGAGTTGTCATTAAAGGTGTTTCTAATCCTAGTGCGCGTGAAGTAAAAACCACACAGGATTCCTCAATGTTATCAGTTGCTCCTCCCACCtacatgtaaaaaaatcatgaaaaaaaaatacgtgAGCCTCAAAAAAGTTTAATCATAAGCCTAGATGCATCAATTGGGCTGTTTCTTAAATCATCAACTCCAAGAACTTCCAATGATAATCTCTTAAGTAACACTCTTGGTATTTGTGTTCATGTTTTATCTTACATTAGTGGCATATTTGCACATTAAATGTGTGAACCAATAATAAGTAAAATCCAAATGGGTAACCTACTCGACGACAATCTGAAAGTCATATCCAACATTCTTGCAACACAGACTAAGTGAAACTAATAAACCAGATAATTACTTGCAAAAAACATATCCAATATTCTCATATATGTGGCCTTGGAAATCCAAATCTATGAGGTTGTTGTAGATGCCAACTAGAAAagggaaagagaagagaaacatACTGATGTTGCAGCTGGTTTGTCAAGTACGACATAGTTATCAGTTACTGCTATTACCCTGGATTTCCAGTCAATTTCATAACACCTGACAGTATCAGATAAAACACAGACACATAAGCATCTGAGATGATTTGATAACTGACTGACCGCCGGAAAGATTTCACGGTGGGAAGTTAAAAACAAAGCTCAAACATAGACCATCACAATATATAGAAGGTTTCTACATTACAAAGTTCAAATCTTTACCTAGGAAAACGTTTGGGATGCACATGAACCCGCAGATACGTGCCGGCCTCGAGGCGCTGGTTGGGGTCTGTCACCCTAAATGTCTTCTGCGCCTCCCTCACCGTCTTCCCTTTAATGGATTTCCTACGGCACAGGACCGAAGGCTCGGTCACCTCTCTAAAAATCCTAACATGCTCCGGAGCCGCatgaggaggcggctgcggcgcgacAAGCGCATAGTAAACAGCCCCAAACTTGATGAGATCTGCAACGCACCTTCACACCCACAATGTTACTCATTTACTCTTATACCACTACTAATTTCACATGAACGATGCAATAAACAAAAGAGAGCATAGGGGTGCTTGCTTACAGTGGAGGGAGGGTGAGTGACCTGGAGATGAAATCGACGGCGACCTCGTCTTCCCGCGCGACGAGGTGCTCGATCCTTGGAGGGTCATCTTGCAGAGGGCAAGGCAAGAGCCTGCCATAAACTGGATACCTGCAAGAACCCATATATACCACCACCAGTCAGTTCATCGCTCGGAGAAGAGCAGCTTGGTCTGAGGGTAAGAGGGCAGCTTACGCTGCGGTCGCTGGGGCTTCGACGGTTGCGGCGGAGGTGgacaccgccgcggcggagaggggcgccgccggcgagtggagggcggcgcggtggcgtcggaggaggggagaggaggaggagagggcgcggtggaggaagggagggggcTGGACGGGGCGGTGCCATAGCTGCGGGAGGAGGGACGCGAGGgaggccgccgccttcggcatcgcggcggcggcggcggcggcggagggaggagtcGGGATTGGGTTCGGCGGTTTTGGGTGGGGTTTTTCTTCTGCTGCGCTGTTGCTGGTTTGGCGGGTTCAGAAGATAACGCGATGAAATTGGGGGAAATTCATCAATtatacttcaatttttttttaaaaaaaagcatatatGTCAATGTTAGAGCATGACCATATGCTAATATTTTTAGTGCAAAATTTAACCATATCTGCCTACTGTAAAAAGGGCAATAGACTGTATACATCAGTCCTCCAATGAACATTGAACAAGGAATCAAGGGGGACCGTGTGAGTGTTGCTGTTTGAATCTAAAAGCAATGTGATATAATTACTGAGTTTATGCAAATCTGTCAATTCAGTGACTTCCTGATGCTTAAGGCCcattattttctaattataGTCACGGAATTATTGCGGGCACACTTTCTGAACTACTAAACCGTATAACTTTTTAAAAACAATCTTCGTTTGcatttcttataattttttaaaatcaatttatCAGCTAGTAATATTTAATTAAGTTGTTTGTGCTCTCGAATAATTGTCATAAACTCAGTTTTGTCTATCATCCATGGACCCTTTCAAACAAGCCCTTACGTGtttttaaatggaaaagtcTATATTCTAAAATTGTTGAATTAAAATTGCATATGTTTATAGACTTGTTGTCTTATTATTACAGGAGCAAATTATCATTGTCTCCAGCAAAATCTGCTTATTGTGTGCTGGGAGCCAAAAGAAAATGAGATATACGCAGTACTAAATTGTCCAATAGAGAGCCAGGTGCCCAGGATCGAGGACAACCAGCACAGTCCCAAACTTATTACAGTAGTAGCTTAAATCCTGGACGAAATGATCCCAATTATAAGATTCAAAAGAGTGGTTCTAAGCAAGCAGTGATCTTTTGGCGCGAACAGCGGCATGGAGTGCAGctcagccgccgcgccggcgacgagacGATCACCTCGTCAGGTAGGCGACGAGGTCGTCCATGTCCTGGCGCAACGACCCGCCctcggccacggcggcgcggacggcctccccgatcgccgccgccctcgcgcgcagcgccgcgccgtcccccgACGCCATCGCCCTCTCGATCACCTCGCGTatcgcggccgccggcgtgaCGTCGTGGCGCTCCTCCCACGGCCGCAcgaggacgccggcgccgaggtACTTGCACACGAGCTCGGCATCCCACGGCTGGTCGCTGTGCATCGGCCACGCCAGCACGGGCTTCCCGTGGCTCATGCTCTCCACGAcggagttccacccgcagtggcTCAtgaacgccgccgtcgcgccgtgcGCCAGGATCTCCAGCTGCGGCGCCCACCCGGTGACCACCACGCCCACGCCCCGGGCGATCTCCTCCCGgagcccgcccgccgcctccgcgaggCGCGCGCCGTGCAcggccgcctcggcctcgcgcGTGTCCATGTCCGCGCGGTCGGCGTCCCGCAGCGCCCAGATGAACCGCTGGCCGCTGCCGCtcaccgccgcggcgagctcccTGATCTGCTCGCCACGGAGCGTCGACGTCGTGCCGAACGATATGTACAgcaccgacgacggcggctgctTGTCGAGCCAGCTCAGGCACTCGTGCCGCGGGCGCGCGCTCTCCTCCGGCGAGCCCCGCGCGCGCGTGTCGGGGAGCACCGGGCTCAGAGGCCCAACGGCGAACAGCTTGTCGCCATCGGAGGACGGGATCTGCGCGAGCACGTCGAGGAACTCCCCCTCCAGCGCGCGGCAGGTGTTGACGACCatgccggcgacggccgcgcgCCTGCGCTCCTGGCCCATCCGCTTGGCGAGCGCCACGAACTCCTTGGTCGTACAGGCGTCGGGCGGGTGGAAGACGAGGCCGTGCTCCACCAGCAGGCGGTGGGCGGGGTACACCCACCCGACATTGTACGACGCGGCGAGGCAGTGCACCCCGAGTGCCTCGCCGTTGGGGATTCGcgcggcctccaccgccgcgaacGCCGCCATCCGGTCGTGCAGcacgacgacgcggcggtggcacgCCGAGAGCTCGCGGAGGAGCGCCGTCGCAGAAGGCCTCGAGGAGGGGCATCATGTGGCCCGGGAACGGGGACGAGGGGTCGGGGGGAGGGGATGCGTACCCGCCGGGGATGTCGAGCGCGCGgaagcggacggcggcgaggcggagcgcgcCCGCGGCGTCCCAGCCGTGCACCCGCGCGCGGGCCTCCCGGAGGTGCGGCTCCGGCGCGGCGTAGTGCACGGCGAGGCCGCGCGACGCGAGCAGCATGGACAGGTGGAGGAGCTGGTTCAGGTGACCCTGCGTCGGGAACGGCACCGTCacaacggcgacggcagcggcggcggcggagtcctcCATTGCTTTGCTCGCTCGCGTCGCGGCGGCTAGAGATGGGAGAGAATGATTtgtcctagatttttttttttaccaaaagtaCGAGTTCTccttttatagaaaaaaatggtgAAATGGCATGTGACAATTTGGTTCCACTGTATTAAATAATGGATTAGGATCCGATGACTTTTCCGGAGAGTTTTGGACTTATTTTAGGGACTAATTATAAATCTGTTGACAGATTTTATGTACGAGACTCCAATTTGCAGCGGACAGCCAATTCGTACCGTATTTGTACTGTTAGCCATGGCATTCCTAATATAGAAACTATAGATTGCTGTATTTTTGGACTTGATTTATGTACGTCCCTTCCTTTAGTAGTCTTTAGTGCTAGGGGATTCAGTTTTCAAAAGATTGACATTTAGCATGATTGTACTTTACGATATTCACAATGGAAACGAATCATCTAACTTACTGGTGGTTGACATATGAACCCCCACAGCTTGTTAGCCCATATTTCAGCAAGACAGCGACCCATGTGAGAGTAGTTCTTTCATTCACAATACACCTACGGATGAGTAACATCATTAGCTGGTGAAGTGACTTCACAAAGCTTCTACATGCAAGGATAGTCTCGTAAAGAAAAACCAAGCCACATAGGTCGGGCCCGTGAACcaggagaaagaagaaagaaaatagcCGACATGAGGAAGTGGTACGAGGACGATGCATCCACCGTCGTCAAGaaccaacaacaagaagaagatgaaaCATCTGGTTGGATCTGCTTGTCCCCCAACTCTAACCATTATTTTGCTCGAGAACGTTGACCGGCAATGCTAGATTGATATGCATCAGCACCGGATTGAGGAAAGAAATGGTGGTGTTGGGGAAAAGGGGAGGAGCAACTAGATTACGATTGTGTTGCTCCGATCTCGTTGTTGGAGAATGGAGGGGAGAGGCAAGGAAGACGAGGTCTCGCGATTCTTCTTGGCAGTACCTCCGAGAGGAAGACGAGGTCGCGCAGCTCCTTTTGCATGAGCCAAAAGATGTGGATCGATGGTAGAGGTGAGGTTTCAACTGCATGGAGACAAAATGCTCATCGTTCACCTCTTGCTCGAATACAACACCCAACGAtaaaaggaaggagagaggagacaACAAATAGGGTTGAGGTCTCAACTCTCCCACGGCCGGCTGATGAACTCTAGCCTGCcaaaaggaggaggaagggggagaacgGTGACATTTTAATAGTTTCTGGTTTTGAGTGTATAAAGTTTGAATTTTTGGGCTTATgtttaaatagaaaatatttaAGGGGCTAATATACAAAATCAAAGATACTAACCTACAGCTAACATGCATCGTACTGGAACATGTGTTTATTCGGTGTGTGTCCAGCTTATATAGCACTTGAGGCCACTCACAATATGAGTTGCTTGCCTTGATAATGTCATCACCAGGGTTTACAGAACCACTGTTATAACACGTGGCAACCTTCTTAGGTTTAAAACCACGGTAATCCTCGTGATAACCGTATGTCACGGTAACCGCACGGTTACCGGGATAACCGTCTTACCATGTGGTGACGATAACTCGACTAAAAGCGGTTTGGTGAATCTTGACCCTCATCTTTGGTGGAACAGCCACATCATCTCACAGGTGAATCCATttattgatagtgtggtttatGAAACGACACtgccaaaatatatgtagttaaatgccaagtgtcaaaatatgCGTGACTTTCTGTAACTTgaccataaaacatgtagttttgcaAAATTTACTCAAATAACAATAACATAAAACTTACAAGGTGAGAAGCATATGGTACTAAAATGTCACTCTTCTTCGTGGTATCATCGTCAAGGAAAATTTCACacgaagaaagaaaaaaggaaaaaatacatCGAAGgtcctcaacttgtcatcgagttacaaaatcgtcgcAGAAAGAGGTGCTCACGTCGATGCggtcgtcgttgccgccgccggcgaggtggggggAGGGAGATGCGGAGGTGCGggcggcgggtggggaggaggccggcaggGCGAGGCGAGAGCGATGCCCGGCGACGGGCGACACAGAAAGAGGTGCTCGTGTCGatgcggtcgtcgtcgtcaccgccgatgaggtgggggggagggggaggcggaggcgcgaccggcgggtggggaggaggccggcaggGCGAGGCGAGAGCGATGCCCGGCGACGGGCGACACAGAAAGAGGTGCTCGTGTCGatgcggtcgtcgtcgtcaccgccgatgaggtgggggggagggggaggcggaggcgcgaccggcgggtggggaggaggccggcaggGCGAGGGAGCGGGTGGGGCGAGGTGAGAGAGGCGCCCGACGATGGGCGACGTGGAAAGAGATGCTCGCGTCGAtacggtcgtcgtcgtcgctgccggcaaggtgaggggagggggaggtggaggcaCGACCAGCGGGTAGGGAGAAGGCCGGCAGGGCGAGGTGGCCGGTGGGGCGAGGCGAGAGAGGCGcccggcgacgggcgacgcagCGGTGGCGACGCAGAAAGAGGTGCTTGCGTCGATGCGGTCATTTTTGTTGCCGCTAGCAAGGTGGGGGGGCagggggaggtggaggcagGGAATGGCGCCGCGGCAGCCGTCGCCGAAGGACGCTGACGTTGGTGCCATGTCCACCACGGACGGCGGGAACCGCGTCCAGCTCGACATCCGCGAGGGCCATGTACAGACGGTGGCCGCCACACTCTCCATGCTGCGCAACTCCCCCACCctgcgtcgccaccgccgccgcgtcgccggccgccgga is a genomic window of Oryza glaberrima chromosome 7, OglaRS2, whole genome shotgun sequence containing:
- the LOC127780466 gene encoding RNA pseudouridine synthase 6, chloroplastic, with amino-acid sequence MPKAAASLASLLPQLWHRPVQPPPFLHRALSSSSPLLRRHRAALHSPAAPLSAAAVSTSAATVEAPATAAYPVYGRLLPCPLQDDPPRIEHLVAREDEVAVDFISRSLTLPPLCVADLIKFGAVYYALVAPQPPPHAAPEHVRIFREVTEPSVLCRRKSIKGKTVREAQKTFRVTDPNQRLEAGTYLRVHVHPKRFPRCYEIDWKSRVIAVTDNYVVLDKPAATSVGGATDNIEESCVVFTSRALGLETPLMTTHQIDNCSEGCVVLSKTKEFCSVFHGMIREKQVNKRYLALTTAPVSTGIITHYMRPINRAPRLVSEDHIKGWHVCQMEILDCKKVPWPSSLIRKVHKVDNCGWPQQEAAYECKINLLTGKTHQIRAQLAAIGTPIVGDSAYMTAAMAAIVNPSINPFGRWGQNYDSEDEKAAAVEAWISCHGKEPKSVIGLQASEISWDYEGEHHSYKAGVPWWRQDAVESDLI